In the Streptomyces sp. NBC_00193 genome, GCACGGCGAGCTCGCACCGCTGCGCCCCCTCCTGCGCCCCGAACGCGGCGTGGGCCCGCTCGCGGACCTCGCGGATCAGCTCGGCGGGCCCCAGCGCGGGCAGTCCCGGCCGGACCCCGCGTCCGGCCGGGACGGGTAAGTTGCCGTTCCAGCACCCCGTCAGCAGGGCCCGTACGAGGGCGCGCTCACGGCCCGCGCGGACGGTCCACTCCACGACCGCCGCCAGCCGCTCGGCCGACGTCCTGTCCCCGCTCGGGCCCGGGGAGGACAGGGCCCGGTCCACCCCGTCGAGGTACCAGGCCGCGTCGCGCCGGACCAGCGCGTGGCCCAGGCCCGTCTTGCCCGCGAACTCGTTGTAGAGGGTCTGCCGCGAGACCCCGGCGGCGGCCGCCACGTCGATCATCCGCACGGCCGGCCACGGGCGCGCCGCGAGCGCCGCTCCCGCCGCTTCCAGCAAGGACTCCCGGGCCGTGGGCACCGTCGCCTCCCCTTCGACGCCTCCGGTCGACGTCTCCGCCAGAGTTGACGGACCGACAGGTCCTGTCAAGGGTGCCCGTGCCGCACCGTGGACGCCCGCCCCGCCGGACCGGCCGTCTCGGTAGGGTTCTGGCATGCCCGAGTATGACGATGACCTGCGCCTTGCCCTCGAACTCGCCGACGCGGCGGACGCCGCCACGATGGAGCGGTTCCGCGCCCTCGACCTCAAGGTCGAGACCAAGCCCGACATGACCCCGGTGAGCGAGGCCGACACCGCCACCGAGGAGATCATCCGGGCCGGGATCTCCGCCGCGCGGCCCGACGACGCCATCCTGGGCGAGGAGTACGGGCTCAAGGGCGACGGCCCGCGCCGCTGGGTCGTGGACCCGATCGACGGTACGAAGAACTACGTGCGCGGCGTTCCGGTGTGGGCGACGCTGATCTCGCTCATGGAGGAGCAGGCCGACGGCGCCTTCCGTCCCGTCGTCGGCGTGGTGTCGGCGCCGGCACTGGGCCGCCGCTGGTGGGCGGCGCGCGGCCAGGGGGCCTACGCGGGGGGCGCGCTCGGCGGGACCACCGCGCTCGGCGTCTCCAAGGTCGCGACCCTGGGCGACGCCTCCTTCGCCTACTCCTCGCTGAGCGGCTGGGAGGAGCAGGGGCGACTGCCCGGCTTCCTGGACCTGACCCGCGCGTGCTGGCGTACGCGGGGCTACGGCGATTTCTGGCCGTACATGATGGTGGCCGAGGGCTCGCTCGACCTGTGCGCCGAGCCGGAACTGAACCTGTGGGACATGGCGGCCCTGGCGGTCGTGGTGGAGGAGGCCGGCGGCCGTTTCACCGGCCTGGACGGGGTGGACGGCGTACACGGCGGCAATGCGGCGGCCTCGAACGGGCTGCTGCACGCGGAGATGCTGGACCTGCTGCGCCCGCGCGGCTGACGCTCGCGGGACGGGCGCGCGCCGCCGCGGCGGTGGCCTGCCGCCCGTACGTGCCGAATGTGCCCCTTACGCGCCTCCTTGCTGACACTCCGCGTGCGTGGGAATCTGAGACTCCTCCGCTTGTGCGCTTGTGAAGGGCTTCTCTAAGTGAGGCCGTTCGCGCGCACCTCACCCAAGCGGAGGGACTCACCAGGAGGTGGCTCTCTTCATGCTCGTCCGCGACGCCATGAGCACCGTGATCCTCACCCTCGGACCCACTCACACCCTGCGGCAGGCGGCCTGCCTGATGTCCGGCCGGCGCGTGGGCGCCGCCGTCGTCCTCGACCCCGAACACAGCGGCATCGGCATCCTGACCGAGCGCGACATCCTCAACTCGATCGGCGCGGGCCACGATCCCGACCGCGAGTCCGTGGGCGCGCACACCACCAACAACGTGGTCTTCTGCACCCCGGACGCCACCGTGCAGGAAGCCGCCGAGGCGATGGCCCACGGCGGCTTCCGTCATCTGATCGTCCTGGAGCACGGCGGCCCGGTGGGCATCGTGTCCGTACGCGATGTGATCCGCTGCTGGGCCCCGGCGCGGCGCACCACCGTGCCCGCCTCCGTTCCCGCGTAGGAACGGCCGACGGGCCGGCGCCCCCTCACGGGGAGCACCGGCCCGTCGGCCTGCTACGGCAAGGCGTCAATCAGGCGCGGAGGGCCTGGACCGCGGCCTCCAGACGCTTGCCGAAGTCACCGTCCGCCTGACGGAAGTTGTTGATCGCACGCTCGACGATGTCGTCGCGGGAGACCTTGGCGATGAAGCCGGAGAGGTTCTCGACCAGACGGGTCTTCTCGTCCTCCGAGTACAGGCGGTAGAGGTTGCCCGCCTGGACGAAGTCGTTGTCCTCGGAGTGCGAGGGCGCGGCGTGGTTGCCCGTGCCGCCGGTGACGGCGGAGGAGACCCACAGCGGACGGTCCGTCTGGTGCGGGCCGCCGAAGCTGTTCGGCTCGTAGTTCTTCGCACCCTTGTGGCGGCCGTCGTACAGGTAGCCGTCACGGGAGTTGGTGCGCGCCTCGGTGGCGTGCGGACGGTTCACCGGCAGGTGGTCGGCGTTGATGCCGACGCGGTAGCGGTGGGCGTCGCCGTAGCCGAAGAGACGGCCCTGGAGCATCTTGTCGGGGGACGGACCGATGCCGGGGACGAAGTGCGCCGGGGAGAAGATCGACTGCTCGACCTCGGCGAAGACGTTCTCCGGGTTGCGGTTGAGCTCCAGCTTGCCGATCTCGATCGGCGGGTAGTCCTCGTGCGGCCACACCTTGGTGAGGTCGAACGGGTTGAAGCGGTACTCGGCCGCCTCGGCCGCCGGCATGATCTGGACCTGCACGGTCCAGGACGGGAACTCGCCGCGCTCGATGGACTCGCGCAGGTCGCGCTGGTGCGAGTCGGGGTCCTCACCGGCGAGCTGGTTGGCCTCGGCCTGGGTGAGGTTCTTGATGCCCTGGTCGGTCTTGAAGTGGTACTTGACCCAGAAGACCTCGCCGGCCTCGTTGTTCCACTGGAACGTGTGCGAGCCGTAGCCGTTCATGTGGCGGTAGGTCGCCGGGATGCCGCGGTCACCGAACAGCCAGGTCACCTGGTGGGTGGACTCGGGCGACAGACCCCAGAAGTCCCAGACGTTGTCCGCCTCCTGCGAGCCCGTGTACGGGTCGCGCTTCTGGGTGTGGATGAAGTCGGGGAACTTGATGGCGTCCTTGATGAAGAACACCGGGGTGTTGTTGCCGACGAGGTCGTAGTTGCCCTCTTCGGTGTAGAACTTCAGCGCCCAGCCGCGGGGGTCGCGCACGGCGTCGGCGGAGCCGAGGTTGCCGGCGACGGTGGAGAAGCGCAGGAAGGTCTCGGTCTCCTTGCCGACCTCGGACAGGAACTTCGCCCGGGTCCACTGCGAGACGTCGCGGGTCAGCGTGAACGTGCCGTAGGCACCGGCGCCACGGGCGTGCACCACGCGCTCCGGGATGCGCTCGCGGTTGAAGTGGGCGAGCTTCTCCAGCAGCAGCTGGTCCTGAACCAGAACGGGGCCGCCGATGCCGGCGGTCTCGCTGTTCTGGTTGTCAGCGACCGGAGCTCCGGCCTCCGTGGTGAGCGGTCCCTGCGTCACGTGCGCCTCCTGCGTAAATTTGCTGCAAACCTGTCCTGCGCCCTAACGTAACCGATCCTACGATGGACTTTGTCTAAGTCAAGTAAGCATCCAAGTCGACACTCATTCGGGAGTTACACCGAATCCCCTCGCTGTTAGGCTGGCGGTATGAGTGACCTGCTGGAACGACTTCGCGGACGCGGATGGCGCATGACCGCACAGCGGCGCGTCGTGGCCGAGGTGCTCGACGGTGACCACGTTCACCTGACGGCCGACGAGGTGCACGCGCGTGCCGTGGACAGGCTGCCGGAGATCTCCCGCGCGACCGTCTACAACACCCTGGGCGAGCTCGTCACCCTGGGTGAGGTCCTGGAAGTCTCCACGGACCGGCGTGCCAAGCGGTACGACCCGAACGCCCACCGGCCCCACCAGCACCTGGTGTGCGCCCAGTGCGGCGCGATCCGCGACGTGCACCCGGCGGGCAACCCGCTGGCCGACCTGCCGGACACCGAACGCTTCGGCTTCGTGGTGTCGGCGGTCGAGGTCACGTACCGCGGGGTGTGCCCGAACTGCGCCGGGGCCTGACGGACCGAGACACGACAGGAGGCCGGGAGCTCATCGAGCTCCCGGCCTCCTGCGTTCCCGGCCTCCTGCGTTCCCGGCCCCGGTCGATCCCGTTCGCCTTCAGGAACGACCGAAGGCCCGGATCCAGGGGATCCGGGCCTTCGGTTCTTCAGTAGCGGGGACAGGATTTGAACCTGCGACCTCTGGGTTATGAGCCCAGCGAGCTACCGAGCTGCTCCACCCCGCGTCGGTAAACCTGACTCTACGCGAGCGTGGCGAGCACATGCAAATCGGTTAACCGGCGGGGTCCCGCGGGCCAGCTGCCCCCAGACCCCGCCCTCCCCCGGCGGCTCGGCCATGGAGCGCTGGAAGAGGGCCGCGACCACGGGCAGGTGGTCCCGGAAGACCCCCCAGGTCGCCGCGACGTGCGCACGCAACTGCACGCGGTCGGCGAGGTCGTGTTCGCACGGATGCCCCTGGCCGGCACCCACGGCGGCGTCCACCTGGGCCCCCATGTCACCGAGCAGTGCCTGCAGGAGCTCCTCCTTGCCGGCGAAGTGCTCGTAGAAGGAGCCGGTGGAACGCCCGGCCGCCTTCGCGATGTCGGTGATCTTCGTCTGGGCGTAGCCGCGCTCCAGAAAGAGGGTGCGCGCGGCCTCCTTGAGCGCCGCCTCGAGGCCGGCTGGCCTCGGACACCCTGCGCAGCACGACCCTGCTGCGGGAACGCCTGGTCGGGGTGATGCGGGCCGAGGCCGAGCGGGCCGGGGTGCGGATCGTGACGGGCCGCCGGGTGACGGCGGACTCCCTGGACGCGGACCTGGTCGTGGCGGCCGACGGCCTCTGGTCGGCGACCCGTACCGCCCTGGACCCGGGAGCTCCGTGCCCCGAGTACGCGGGGCTGTACAGCATTTCGGGGATCTCGCGCGACGTGCCGCTCCCCGGGGACGCCTTCCACATGGTGCTCTCCCGCAAGGGGGCCTTCCTGTGCCTGCCGGTCGCGGACGGGGGTGTCTGGTGGTCGGCCCAGGTGGCCTCGCCCCGTCCGCCGGACCTGGCGCACCCGCCGCAGGAGTGGCTGCCGCTGCTGCGCGAGCTGTACGCGGGCTCGCGGACCCCGGCGGCCGTACTGGCCGGCGCGGTGGAGAGCGACCGGCCGACGCTGATGCACAAGCTGGCGGAGGTGCCGGTCTGGCACGACGCCCGGACGGTGCTGATCGGCGACGCGGCCCATCCGGTGGGCGCCGGGCAGGGCGCGTCGATGGCCCTGGAGGACGCGGTGGCCTGGCCGACGCCGTCGCCGCGTCCCCCGCGGTCGCGGGGGCCCTGACCGCCTACGAGCGCCTGCGCCGCCCCCGTCTCGCCCGCATGACCAGGGCCGCCGCCGGCAACCGCGAGGCGAAGACCCCGGGCCGCGTCCAACACCGCGCGACGCAGGCCCTGATGCCCCTGTTCCTCCGCTACGCGTACCCCCGCGCGACGGCGTGGCTGTACGAGCCCACGGCCTGAGCCGCGAAGCCGGCGGGGGCGGCGCGGCCGGTGGCGGGCCCGGCGGTGCGGGTCAGGCGGTGGGCCCGGCGGTGCGGGTCAGGCCGAGAGCTCCTCGGCCAGCGCGTCGCGCAGTCGGGCAGCCCGTTCGGAGACCTCCGCGGGGCCCAGTTCCATGGCACGCACGCACCATTTCTGGCCCTCCGTCAGGTCTCCCTGCCGGGCCGCGAGCAGGCCCAGCCGCAGCGCCGCCCGGCCGTGTCCGGCCACCGCCGCCCGGGTCCACCACAGCGCCGCCTCGGGCTCGTTGCCCTCGCGCGCCAGCAGCAGCCCCAGGTTGAAGGCGCCGTTGCGCGAGCCGGCCTCCGCCGCCTCGCGGTACCAGCGCGCCGCGACCCCCAGCTCGCCCCGTGCGGCGGCCAGCATGCCGACCCGGACCTGGGCACGCCGGTGCCCCAGCTCCGCGGCCCGCTCGTACCACTCCTCGCTCTCGGTGCGCGCGGCTCCGCCCACCGACTCGCCCAGCGCCACCGGCTCCGGCGGCGGGGCCAGCGACTCCAGCAGCGCGGCCAGCCGGAAGGCGGCCTCCGCGCTGCCGCCGCCGGCCGCGCAGCGCAGGTGCCGTTCCGCCGCCCGCTCCTCGCCGTCGCGGACCAGCGCGATGCCCACCTGGAGCGCCGCGTCGGTGTGGCCCGCCGAGGCCGCCCGCTCGTACCACTTCAGGGCCGTGCGGTCCTCGTCCCGGCTGGCGAAGAGAATGCCGAGGTTGAAGGCGGCGTCCACGCTTCCCGCCTCCGCCGCCTTCGAGAACCACGGCTCCGCGCCCTCCGCGTCACCGCCCTGGAGCAGCAGGATGGCCAGCGCGTTGGCCGCCTCGCGGTGTCCTGCGTACGCGGCACGGCGGTACCACTGCTCGGCCGGTCCGGTCCGCTCCTGCGCGGCGCAGAGCAGCGCGAGGTTGTACGCCCCGTTCTGGTCGCCCGCGTCCATCGCGGCCCGGTACCACTTCTCCGCCGTCTGGGTCTCGCCGCGTGCGGCGTGCAGTGCCCCGAGCGCGTTCGCCGCGTTGCCGTCGCCGTCCTGCGCGGCCCGCAGCCACCAGGTGGCCGCGTTCTCCTCGTCGCCGGCGTCGCGCAGCAGGAAGCCGAGGGCGCAGGCCGCCCGCGCCTCGCCCTGCTTGGCGGAGGTGAGGTACCAGCGCCCGGCCTCCTTCAGCTCCCCGCGCGCCTCCAGCAGCGCGCCCAGGTGCAGCCCGGCGCGCCGGTGGCCGCGCGCGGCGGCCTGCCGGTACCACTGCTCGGCCTCGGCCGGGTCGCCCTTGCGCAGGTGCCGGGCCAGCCGGTACGCGGCCTCGCGGTGCCCCTGCTCCGCGGCAGCGCGGAACCACCGCTCGACGCCCTTGTCCCCGCGGTGCTCCAGCAGGTCGGCGAGGCCGTAGGCCCCCAGGGCGTGGCCGGATTCCGCCGCCTGGCGCATCCAGTACTCGGCGGCGGGCTCGTCGCCGCGCTCGCGGTAGTGGCGGCCCAGGGCGTGCGCGGCGGGAGCGGATCCGGCCACGGCGGCCACGCGCCACCAGCCGGCGGCCTCCTCGGGGTAGCCGCGCTGGTGCAGCAGGACGCCCAGGTTGTTCGCGGCCGCACGGTCGCCCTCCCCGGTCGCTCCGCGCAGGTAGGGCTCGGCTCCCGCGAGGTCGCCGCGGCGCAGCAGGAGGGCGCCCAGTACGCTCATCGCGCCCGGGTCCCCCTTGTCGGCGGCGACCCGGTGCCGGGCCTCCAGCGCGGCGTCGCTGGCCGCGTCGGTCAGCGCGAAGACCGCGTCGTCGAACAACTCGTCGACTGACACGTCCGACACGTCCGGCGCGGTCGGCGCCGCGGCCGTGGTCCGTACCGACCGCGTGGTCATCGCGGTCCGCACGTCAACGGCCTGAGCCGCCCCATCGGCCTCCGCATCCGATTCGGAGTCCGCCCTCACAAACCGCCCTGTCTCCAGCAGAGTTGACCTGTCCCCCATAAATCCCATCGTCGCATCACCTGCTACCCGCGTACACCTGGTATGTCGCAGTCAGTGAGGTCACTACAGCGTTTTGTCGACATGCCCACAGAGAGACAAGTCAAACACGCTCACACCCCAACTCACCCACCTCAGTGACGCCGCGTCGGCGAGAAATTCGATTGGGCATGACGAAGGCCCGGATCCATCGGATCCGGGCCTTCGTCTTCAGTAGCGGGGACAGGATTTGAACCTGCGACCTCTGGGTTATGAGCCCAGCGAGCTACCGAGCTGCTCCACCCCGCGTCGGTAAACCAACAGTAGCACGACGCGGGGTGGAACCATTACCGCTATCCGCTGGGCGTGGGCGTCGCCGAGGGCGTCGTCACCTTCGCCTCGGCGTCGATCGCCCGCTTCAGCGCGGCCTGCAGATCGCTCTGGGCCTTGCCGTACGCAGCCCAGTCGCCGGCCTTGAGCGCCTTGTCGGCGTCCTCGACCGCCTTCTGCGCATCCGCCAGGGCCGCCTTGACCGTCGGGTCCTGGCTGGTCGGCGGCGGGGTGGTGGTCCCGTCGCCCGGCGGAGTGGTCGGCGGGGTGGTCGCCGACTCGGCACCGAACACCACGTTCAGCGCCTTCTCCAGCGTGTCCTCGAAGGCCGTCTGGTCCCCGTAGGTCACCAGGACCTTCTTCAGCAGCGGGTACTTGAGGCCGCCGCCGCGCACGTACACCGGCTCGACGTAGAGCATTCCCTTGTCGAGCGGGACCGTGAGCAGGTTGCCGTACTCCACCTGGGAGTCGCCGCGGCTCAGGATGTTGATCTCCTGGGCGATCTCCGGCTTGGAGTTGAATCTCGCCTGGACGAGCTTCGGTCCGTCCACCGGGTTCTGGGTGGGCAGCTTCAGCAGCTGGATCTTCCCGTAGTCCGCGGTGGTGGGATCGGCGTTGACCGCCATGAAGGCGCTCAGGTTGTCCCTGCCGTTCGGCGTGAGCGTCGTGGTGAGCGAGAAGGCCTGGTTGGGGTCCTTCTGGCCCGGCATCTTCATGGAGAGGTAGTACGGCGGGACCGCCGTCCCCGCCTTGGTGGTCGGGTCGTCCGGCACCGCCCAGACCTCGCTGCCGCTGAGGAAGGTCTGCGGGTCCGTGACGTGGTAGCGGGTCAGCAGCTCACGCTGGACCTTGAAGAGGTCCTGCGGGTAGCGCAGGTGCTCCATCAGGGTCGGCGAGATCTCCTTCTTGTCCTTCACCGTGCCGGGGAAGGCCTTCATCCACGTCTTGAGGACCGGGTCCTTGGTGTCCCACTGGTACAGCTTCACCGTGCCGTCGTAGGCGTCGACGGTGGCCTTCACGGAGTTCCGGATGTAGTTGACCTGGTTCTCCTGCGCGACCACGGCACGCTGGGAGTTGGTCAGCGAGTCCGCCGTCGTGTCCCCGAGCTGGGTGCGGGACGCGTAGGGGTAGCCGTTGGTGGTGGTGTAGGCGTCCACGATCCACTGGACCCGGCCGTCGATCACCGCCGGGTACACGGCTCCGTCGATCGTCAGCCACGGGGCGACCGCCTCGACCCGGGCCTTGGGTGTGCGGTTGTAGAGGATCTTCGACTTGTCGTCGATGGCGCCGGAGTAGAGGATCTGCGGCTCGCTGAAGGCCAGGGCGTACGCGGCCCGGTTCACCGGGTTGCCCAGGCTCACCCCGCTGTCGCCCTTGTAGGTGGTCTCCTTCTCGCCCTGGTCGTTGGCGTAGTCGAGCTCCTTCTGCGGTCCGCCGACGATCGAGTACTGCTTCGTCTGCTCGCCGTAGTAGATCCGCTGCTCGTACTCTCCGAGGTCACCCCGCGCGGGCAGGCCCGACTCGGTGAACACCGGCTCGCCGTTGGCGGTCACCTCGGTGCCCTTGGCCGCGACCACGCCGTATCCGTGGGTGTAACGGAAGTGGTCGTTGATCCAGTTGTTCTTCGGGATGCCCGCGAGGTTGATCTCACGGAGCCCGATGACCGTGTCCTGGCCCTTGTACCGGTCGACCGCCAGCGTGGCCGGGAAACCGTAGTAGCCCTTGTTCTGCTGGAGCTGCTGGAAGGCCGGGGACACGATGTTCGGGTCGAGCAGGCGGATGCTCGCCGTGGAGTTGGCCTCCTGGCGGAGCACCTTCTTGTCCGCCTTGGGGTCCGGCAGACCCGGGTAGTCCGTGACGGAGGCGTCGGCGACCCCGTAGGCGTCGCGCGTCGCCTTGATGTTCTTCTGGACGTACGGGGATTCCTTGGCCTGCTCGTTCGGCTGGACCTGGAACTTCTGCACGATCGCCGGGTACAGCCCGCCGATCAGGATCGCCGAGAGCACCATCAGGCCGAAGCCGATGACCGGGAGCTGCCAGGTGCGGCGCCACAGCGTCGCGAAGAACAGCACCGCGCAGATCGCCGCGATGGCGACGAGGATCGTCTTGGCCGGCAGGTACGCGTTGGCGTCGACGTAGCGCAGGCCGGTCCAGTTGTCCGCGGCCTTGAAGTCGCTGGACTTCACGGCGAGGCCGTACCGGTCGAGCCAGTACGCGACCGCCTTGAGCGTGACGAAGAGGCCGAGCAGCACCGACAGGTGGCCGGTCGCCGCGGCGGTGGCCCGCGCACCCGGGCTGGTGACCCGCAGTCCCCCGTAGAGGTAGTGCACGACGGCGGCGGCGATCACCGAGAGCACGACGGCGGCGAAGCCGAAGCCGAGCAGGAAGCGGTACCAGGGCAGGTCGAAGGTGTAGAACGACACGTCCAGGTTGAACTGGGGGTCCTTCGTGCCGAAGGGCACCCCGTTCACGTACATCAGCCAGGTCTTCCACTGGCCCGCCGCCGAGGCGCCCGCGATCAGGCCGACCAGTGCGGAGATGCCGAGCAGCAGCCACCTGCGGTACGGCGCGACGGTCATCCGGTAGCGGTCGAGGCTCTGCTGCTCCATCGACATCGCGCTGAGCGGCGGCCGCAGCCGGTGGGCCAGCCAGATGTTCAGCCCGACGGCACCGGCCATCACGAGACCGAAGACGGCGAACAGGCCGACCTTGGTCCACAGGGTGGTGGTGAAGACGGTGGAGTAGTCGACGGAGCGGAACCAGAGCCAGTCCGTCCAGAAGCCGGCGAACATGATGAACGCCATGGCCAGGACGGCCAGCACGCCCAAGGTCATCAGAAGAGTCCGGGCGCGCCGGGACGGGCGGCCGACTCTCATCCGTGGCCCGGAGGGGCCTCCGCCGCGGTCCGGCATCTGGAAAGCCAAGGTGCGCACCTCGAAAGTCGCTGTGTGTAAGTGATGCTGAGAGTTTTCAAAGCATGGGCCCCCGATCGTAGAGCCCACTCATGCAACTTACTGAGGCTTTAGTCAGTTCCCGGTATCCGGGGGAAAGGAGGCAGGATGTTGCCCATGTCCAACCTTTCGCCGTCCCCCGGCACCCCTATGGCGGCAAGCCCGCTGACCCGTGCCGTCCTCGAAATCGACGAGTACGCCTCCACCCTCGGCTGGGACAAGCCCGCCCGGCTCTTCGCCCTGGTCGACACGGCCAAGCTGCGCAAGGAGGCTCCGGGCGTCGCCCGCCAGCTCGGCCTCGACCAGGACGACACGGGCAAGAACCAGCTCACCCCGATCGAGCAGGACGAGGTGCCGGCCGGAACCCCGCTGGACAAGTTCCTGGGGACCATCGCCTGGCCCGCCTCGATCCTCGGCTGCGCGCTGACCGTGGAGCGGCTGATGCTGCCGCCGTCCGCCGAGTCCTCCGTACCGGAGGGGCTCACCGACAAGCAGCTCACCAAGTGGGTCGCCGGCCACCCGGAGCGCCAGGAGGTGCGGCTGACCGTGGGCGTCCTGCGCGACGGGTCGCGGGAGTCGGCCGTACGGCTGCGGGACAAGGACTCGGCGAACGAGGTGCTGACCGGCGCGACGCTGGTGCCGGGTCTCGCCGAGGCGCTGGCCGCGACCTTCCTCGACTGACGGGTAGGGGCAGGGCCTCCGCGGACACGGTCAGGACTTGGCGCACTGCGTCAGCCCGGCCGTGTCCCCCTTGCTGATCTTCTCCAGCGCCTTCACGGCGTCGTCGATGGTGGAGACCTTCACGAGCGTCAGCCCGCCGGGCACGTCGCCCGCGGCGGCGGCGCAGTTCTCGGCGGGCGTCAGGAAGTACTGGGCGCCGGCCTGGCGGGCGCCGATGGTCTTCATCTGGATGCCGCCGATCGGGCCGACCTTGCCCGCGTCGTCGATGGTGCCGGTGCCGGCGATGAACTTGCCGCCGGTCAGGTTCTCCGGAGTGAGCTTGTCGACGATGCCGAGCGCGAACATCAGCCCGGCGCTGGGGCCGCCGACGTCGGCGAGCTTGATGTCGATGGTGAACGGGAAGGTGTGGTCGGTGCCGGCCCGGATGCCGACGACGGCGTGGCCGTCGCCCTCCGCCTTGCCCGCGACGATCGAGACCTTCGTCGTGCCGGTGGGCTCGCGGTGCGCCTTCTCGGCCTCGGCGGCCTCGGCCGCGGGCACGATGGTGAACTCGACGGGCTCGCCGGGCTTGTGCTTGGTGACCAGCTTGGCCACGTCCTCGGGAGCGTTGACAGGGGTCCCGTCGACGGCCTTGATGACGTCTCCGGCATGCAGCTTGCCCTCGGAGGGGCTGCCCTTGACCACGGAGGCGACGATCACGCGGGCGGCGACCGGGATGCCGAGCTGCTTGAGGGCGGCGACCTTGGCGCTCTCCTGCGACTGGCTGAACTCCTCGGCGTTCTCCTGCGTGGACTCCTGCTCCGTCTTGCCGTCCGGGTACAGGTTCTCGTGCGGGACGACGATGTTGTCGCCCGCCGCCCAGCCGTAGACGGCCTCCAGCAGGTTCATGTCGTAGTCCGCGCCGGTGACGCGGACCGTCGTCATGTTCAGGTGACCTGTGGTCGGGTACGTCTTGTGCCCCGAGATGTTCAGGACGGGCTCGCCGTGCGAGTCCCCGAGCGTGTTCACCGTCGGGCCCGGGCTCATCTCGGAGTACGGGGCCTTCATGAACACTCCCGCGCAGAGCAGCGCGAACAGCATGAGGGTGGAGGCGAGCATCGTCGCAGTGCGGCGTGGCATGGATCGACAGTACGTGACGGCCCTGACGAGCGGCCCCCGGGGCCGGTCCGTACGGGGGCCCGGCGCCGCGTCAGACGGAGTCCACGGTGTCCTTCTTGCGCTGCGCGTCCGCGCCCGCCTTCGCCCCGCCCGGTTCGCTCTGGCCCATGGCCTCACGGAACCGCGCGTAGC is a window encoding:
- a CDS encoding cyclic nucleotide-binding/CBS domain-containing protein, giving the protein MLVRDAMSTVILTLGPTHTLRQAACLMSGRRVGAAVVLDPEHSGIGILTERDILNSIGAGHDPDRESVGAHTTNNVVFCTPDATVQEAAEAMAHGGFRHLIVLEHGGPVGIVSVRDVIRCWAPARRTTVPASVPA
- a CDS encoding FAD-dependent monooxygenase gives rise to the protein MRAEAERAGVRIVTGRRVTADSLDADLVVAADGLWSATRTALDPGAPCPEYAGLYSISGISRDVPLPGDAFHMVLSRKGAFLCLPVADGGVWWSAQVASPRPPDLAHPPQEWLPLLRELYAGSRTPAAVLAGAVESDRPTLMHKLAEVPVWHDARTVLIGDAAHPVGAGQGASMALEDAVAWPTPSPRPPRSRGP
- a CDS encoding catalase, with the translated sequence MTQGPLTTEAGAPVADNQNSETAGIGGPVLVQDQLLLEKLAHFNRERIPERVVHARGAGAYGTFTLTRDVSQWTRAKFLSEVGKETETFLRFSTVAGNLGSADAVRDPRGWALKFYTEEGNYDLVGNNTPVFFIKDAIKFPDFIHTQKRDPYTGSQEADNVWDFWGLSPESTHQVTWLFGDRGIPATYRHMNGYGSHTFQWNNEAGEVFWVKYHFKTDQGIKNLTQAEANQLAGEDPDSHQRDLRESIERGEFPSWTVQVQIMPAAEAAEYRFNPFDLTKVWPHEDYPPIEIGKLELNRNPENVFAEVEQSIFSPAHFVPGIGPSPDKMLQGRLFGYGDAHRYRVGINADHLPVNRPHATEARTNSRDGYLYDGRHKGAKNYEPNSFGGPHQTDRPLWVSSAVTGGTGNHAAPSHSEDNDFVQAGNLYRLYSEDEKTRLVENLSGFIAKVSRDDIVERAINNFRQADGDFGKRLEAAVQALRA
- the hisN gene encoding histidinol-phosphatase, coding for MPEYDDDLRLALELADAADAATMERFRALDLKVETKPDMTPVSEADTATEEIIRAGISAARPDDAILGEEYGLKGDGPRRWVVDPIDGTKNYVRGVPVWATLISLMEEQADGAFRPVVGVVSAPALGRRWWAARGQGAYAGGALGGTTALGVSKVATLGDASFAYSSLSGWEEQGRLPGFLDLTRACWRTRGYGDFWPYMMVAEGSLDLCAEPELNLWDMAALAVVVEEAGGRFTGLDGVDGVHGGNAAASNGLLHAEMLDLLRPRG
- a CDS encoding Fur family transcriptional regulator; amino-acid sequence: MSDLLERLRGRGWRMTAQRRVVAEVLDGDHVHLTADEVHARAVDRLPEISRATVYNTLGELVTLGEVLEVSTDRRAKRYDPNAHRPHQHLVCAQCGAIRDVHPAGNPLADLPDTERFGFVVSAVEVTYRGVCPNCAGA
- a CDS encoding TetR/AcrR family transcriptional regulator; amino-acid sequence: MPTARESLLEAAGAALAARPWPAVRMIDVAAAAGVSRQTLYNEFAGKTGLGHALVRRDAAWYLDGVDRALSSPGPSGDRTSAERLAAVVEWTVRAGRERALVRALLTGCWNGNLPVPAGRGVRPGLPALGPAELIREVRERAHAAFGAQEGAQRCELAVRLALSYLVAPAEPPGAGRAGLLGLLSGTSPRAGAR
- a CDS encoding tetratricopeptide repeat protein, giving the protein MGFMGDRSTLLETGRFVRADSESDAEADGAAQAVDVRTAMTTRSVRTTAAAPTAPDVSDVSVDELFDDAVFALTDAASDAALEARHRVAADKGDPGAMSVLGALLLRRGDLAGAEPYLRGATGEGDRAAANNLGVLLHQRGYPEEAAGWWRVAAVAGSAPAAHALGRHYRERGDEPAAEYWMRQAAESGHALGAYGLADLLEHRGDKGVERWFRAAAEQGHREAAYRLARHLRKGDPAEAEQWYRQAAARGHRRAGLHLGALLEARGELKEAGRWYLTSAKQGEARAACALGFLLRDAGDEENAATWWLRAAQDGDGNAANALGALHAARGETQTAEKWYRAAMDAGDQNGAYNLALLCAAQERTGPAEQWYRRAAYAGHREAANALAILLLQGGDAEGAEPWFSKAAEAGSVDAAFNLGILFASRDEDRTALKWYERAASAGHTDAALQVGIALVRDGEERAAERHLRCAAGGGSAEAAFRLAALLESLAPPPEPVALGESVGGAARTESEEWYERAAELGHRRAQVRVGMLAAARGELGVAARWYREAAEAGSRNGAFNLGLLLAREGNEPEAALWWTRAAVAGHGRAALRLGLLAARQGDLTEGQKWCVRAMELGPAEVSERAARLRDALAEELSA